A single window of Fibrobacter succinogenes DNA harbors:
- a CDS encoding outer membrane lipoprotein-sorting protein → MKKNFVATLLLSASFVFAAEQNARDIMIKVKDRPDGDTRSSSMEMKLVNKNGGTRVRKITSYAMDVGADTKTIMFFQYPNDVKGTGFLTVNYDDVNKEDDKWLYLPALKKTRRISGKSSKTDYFMGSDFTYDDIGKRNVDEDSHKLLREESANGFNYYVVESTPKKEGEIFSKKLVWIRKDCDVVEKVEFYDKLGKLHRQMISSDIKKVDGFWTVGKMEMKNVQTGHSTELLFLDPKFNVQLDSKIFTVNKLERGL, encoded by the coding sequence ATGAAAAAGAATTTCGTTGCAACTCTGTTGCTCTCGGCATCGTTTGTCTTTGCTGCCGAACAAAACGCCCGTGATATCATGATCAAGGTCAAGGACCGTCCGGATGGCGACACGCGTTCTTCCTCGATGGAAATGAAACTCGTGAATAAGAATGGCGGCACTCGCGTCCGTAAGATTACCTCTTACGCGATGGACGTGGGCGCAGACACCAAAACCATCATGTTCTTCCAATACCCCAACGATGTAAAGGGTACGGGATTCTTGACCGTGAATTACGATGATGTCAACAAGGAAGACGACAAGTGGCTTTACTTGCCCGCTCTGAAGAAGACTCGCCGCATCAGCGGAAAGAGTTCCAAGACCGATTACTTCATGGGTTCCGATTTCACATACGATGATATCGGCAAGCGCAATGTCGATGAAGATTCTCACAAGCTCTTGCGCGAAGAATCTGCTAACGGCTTCAACTATTACGTTGTTGAATCGACTCCCAAGAAGGAAGGCGAAATCTTCTCGAAAAAGCTCGTCTGGATCCGCAAGGATTGTGACGTTGTCGAAAAGGTCGAATTCTACGACAAACTCGGCAAGCTCCATCGTCAAATGATTTCTTCAGACATCAAGAAAGTTGATGGCTTCTGGACTGTCGGCAAGATGGAAATGAAAAACGTGCAAACGGGCCACTCTACGGAACTTCTCTTCCTCGATCCGAAATTCAACGTTCAACTCGATTCCAAAATCTTTACGGTGAATAAGCTGGAAAGAGGACTGTAG